In a genomic window of Prochlorococcus marinus str. GP2:
- a CDS encoding TrmH family RNA methyltransferase, with the protein MVEYESFKLLIENTFLKITSKNNNLVKIFRSFKSGSSSKDKDLFCIEGTHLIEELLKSGNSPCKILVTEKWLKKNQNLSSQFDQSLINLVSEEVLASAITTVNPDGIAALVEISSIPNYQFNSQDNFVLVLDRIQDPGNMGNLFRTALAAGVNAIFLAGGAHPLSQKVLRASTGAVFHLPFQRYEGTEEEIINSLLKSLSELSNLGFKIFSTSSYSKSSKKTSKPYWEIDWTKSTVLILGNEGQGIHKKIKEAFYETITIPHSELVESLNVACVAVPLLLERKRAAYTSNT; encoded by the coding sequence ATAGTTGAATACGAATCTTTCAAATTACTCATAGAAAATACTTTTTTAAAAATAACTAGTAAAAACAATAATCTAGTTAAAATTTTTAGATCATTTAAGAGCGGATCCTCTAGCAAAGACAAAGATCTTTTTTGTATAGAGGGGACTCATCTTATTGAGGAATTATTGAAGTCTGGAAATTCCCCCTGCAAAATTTTAGTTACTGAAAAATGGCTCAAAAAAAACCAAAACCTTAGTTCACAGTTTGATCAATCACTAATAAACTTGGTATCTGAAGAGGTTTTAGCTTCTGCGATTACAACTGTTAATCCAGATGGCATCGCAGCATTAGTAGAAATTTCATCAATACCTAATTATCAATTCAATAGTCAAGATAATTTTGTTCTAGTTCTCGATAGGATTCAAGACCCTGGGAATATGGGTAATCTTTTTAGAACTGCTCTAGCTGCTGGAGTTAATGCAATTTTTTTAGCTGGAGGTGCACACCCATTAAGCCAAAAGGTGTTAAGAGCATCAACTGGTGCAGTCTTTCACCTCCCATTTCAAAGATATGAGGGTACTGAAGAAGAAATAATAAATTCTTTATTAAAGTCTTTATCTGAATTATCGAATTTAGGATTTAAGATTTTTTCTACTAGTAGCTATAGTAAAAGTTCAAAAAAAACTTCAAAACCCTACTGGGAAATTGATTGGACTAAGTCTACGGTCTTAATCTTGGGTAATGAGGGGCAAGGTATTCATAAAAAAATTAAAGAAGCTTTTTATGAAACAATTACAATTCCGCATAGTGAGCTTGTAGAATCATTGAATGTGGCTTGCGTTGCAGTTCCTTTATTACTTGAACGAAAAAGAGCCGCATACACCTCTAATACGTAG
- the lpdA gene encoding dihydrolipoyl dehydrogenase: protein MTDSSFDFDLIVIGAGYGGFDAAKHAAGKGLKVAIVESSDMGGTCVNKGCVPSKALLAASGKVREIADYEHLAKLGIHAAPVRFERSKIADHANNLVLNVRENLTKTLKRSGVEIILGIGRIEGNQKVGVRDKNGIDKIFTCKNIVIATGSSPFVPRGITLDNRTVFTSDDAVKLEWLPRWIAIIGSGYIGLEFADVYTALGCEVTMIEALENIMPTFDPDITKIAKKNLIQSRDIDTKSNVFATKITPGCPVKIELTDAKSKEVLETLEVDAVLVATGRSPNSDKLNLESVGIETVKGFIPIDDQMRVKNGDEIIPNIWAVGDVTGKLMLAHTAAAQGTIAVDNICGGNVEINYKSIPAATFTHPEISSVGLSEAEAKELSVKENFPLGVVKSFFKANSKALAELESDGLLKLIFNKDNGKVLGAHIFGLHAADLIQEISNAISRNQDVIELSKEVHTHPTLSEVVEVAYKQAASQIK, encoded by the coding sequence GTGACTGATTCAAGTTTTGATTTTGATTTAATCGTTATAGGAGCAGGATATGGAGGTTTTGATGCCGCCAAACATGCTGCCGGTAAAGGACTTAAAGTTGCAATAGTAGAATCTTCTGATATGGGCGGCACTTGTGTTAACAAGGGTTGTGTGCCCTCAAAAGCTCTTTTGGCTGCTAGTGGAAAAGTCAGAGAAATAGCTGATTATGAACATTTAGCTAAACTTGGTATTCATGCTGCCCCAGTAAGATTTGAGAGGTCAAAGATTGCAGATCATGCCAATAATTTAGTTTTAAATGTTAGAGAAAATTTAACAAAAACTCTCAAAAGGAGTGGAGTTGAAATTATTTTGGGTATTGGCAGAATTGAAGGAAATCAAAAAGTAGGTGTAAGAGATAAAAACGGTATTGATAAAATTTTCACTTGTAAGAATATTGTTATAGCAACTGGTTCTTCTCCTTTTGTGCCCCGTGGAATAACTTTGGATAATAGGACTGTATTTACTAGTGATGACGCGGTCAAACTTGAATGGCTTCCAAGATGGATAGCTATTATTGGAAGCGGATATATAGGATTAGAATTTGCTGATGTTTATACGGCGCTAGGTTGTGAAGTTACCATGATCGAGGCTTTGGAAAATATTATGCCAACATTTGATCCAGATATTACAAAAATTGCCAAGAAGAATCTTATTCAATCAAGAGATATTGATACAAAATCAAATGTCTTTGCGACAAAAATAACACCTGGCTGTCCTGTAAAAATAGAACTGACAGATGCAAAATCTAAAGAAGTTCTAGAAACTTTAGAAGTTGACGCTGTTCTAGTCGCAACAGGCAGAAGTCCTAATAGTGATAAATTAAATCTTGAGTCGGTTGGGATTGAAACAGTAAAGGGCTTCATTCCTATTGATGATCAAATGAGAGTTAAAAATGGTGATGAAATAATACCTAATATTTGGGCTGTTGGAGATGTAACAGGCAAACTAATGCTTGCCCATACAGCCGCAGCCCAAGGGACTATTGCGGTTGATAATATTTGCGGTGGTAACGTCGAAATTAACTATAAAAGTATCCCTGCAGCAACCTTTACTCACCCTGAGATAAGTTCAGTTGGACTCTCTGAGGCTGAAGCTAAAGAGTTATCGGTAAAAGAAAATTTCCCTTTGGGAGTTGTCAAAAGTTTCTTCAAAGCCAATTCAAAAGCATTGGCAGAATTGGAGAGTGATGGATTGCTCAAGTTGATTTTCAATAAAGATAATGGGAAAGTATTAGGTGCTCATATTTTTGGGTTACATGCAGCTGATTTAATTCAAGAAATTTCGAACGCTATTTCAAGGAACCAAGATGTAATTGAATTATCTAAAGAAGTTCATACTCATCCCACTCTTAGTGAAGTAGTTGAGGTCGCATATAAACAAGCGGCTTCTCAAATAAAGTAA
- the murA gene encoding UDP-N-acetylglucosamine 1-carboxyvinyltransferase: MICVSKKKSYLKSQNLKIFGQGKLNGFVEISGAKNSALVLLAASLLTNEKIVLQNVPRLTDIEKMGNILKNLGVNLKEKNNTLEIDSKNISIKELPNELVNGLRASFFCIGPLLSKFGEAKVPMPGGCNIGSRPIDEHIDGLRALGAEILIEEGIVKAKIKGKKSRLIGTHIKLKCPSVGATETLIMAASLAEGRTTIENAAREPEVQDLCQMLNTMGAKIYDSGKEKIIIDGVNKLGGCIHKVIPDRIEAGTFLIAAAATSSSITISPVIPNHLEAVTNKLRKSGSKITIKGNSITINPRELKAVNINTAPFPGFPTDLQAPFTALMTIANGESKITETIFENRMNHVHLLNKMGANIKLDKNVAFIKGVKTIKGMDLLASDLRSSAALIIAGIIAKGNSRIYGLEHLDRGYENFESKLKILGIKITRQFNKSTSTNKEFKTSSDPADIPRFKVA; encoded by the coding sequence ATGATTTGCGTAAGCAAAAAGAAGTCATATCTTAAATCACAAAATTTAAAGATTTTTGGCCAAGGCAAATTAAATGGGTTCGTTGAAATAAGTGGTGCGAAGAATTCGGCCTTAGTTTTGCTGGCTGCATCATTACTAACTAATGAAAAAATAGTTCTTCAGAATGTTCCTCGTCTTACTGATATTGAAAAAATGGGTAATATTCTCAAGAATTTAGGCGTTAATTTAAAAGAAAAAAACAATACTTTAGAAATAGATTCAAAAAATATTTCTATTAAAGAACTTCCAAATGAGCTTGTTAATGGATTAAGAGCTAGTTTCTTTTGTATAGGTCCACTATTAAGCAAATTTGGAGAGGCTAAAGTTCCTATGCCTGGTGGGTGCAATATTGGTTCAAGGCCAATTGATGAGCACATTGACGGGCTTAGAGCATTAGGAGCGGAAATTCTTATTGAAGAAGGAATTGTCAAAGCAAAAATAAAAGGAAAGAAAAGTAGATTAATTGGTACTCATATCAAACTAAAATGCCCAAGCGTAGGCGCAACTGAAACTTTAATAATGGCAGCATCATTAGCAGAAGGAAGAACGACCATTGAAAATGCTGCAAGAGAACCTGAAGTTCAAGATTTATGCCAAATGCTTAATACAATGGGTGCAAAAATTTACGACTCTGGTAAAGAAAAAATAATTATTGATGGTGTTAATAAACTTGGTGGTTGTATTCATAAAGTAATACCAGATCGAATAGAAGCTGGAACTTTTTTAATAGCTGCTGCGGCAACCTCCTCCTCAATAACAATTTCTCCTGTGATTCCTAATCATCTTGAAGCAGTAACTAATAAGCTTCGAAAAAGCGGGAGTAAAATTACCATTAAAGGTAATTCAATCACAATAAATCCTAGAGAGCTTAAGGCAGTAAATATAAATACTGCACCTTTCCCAGGTTTCCCAACTGATTTACAAGCACCATTTACAGCTCTAATGACAATAGCTAATGGTGAATCAAAAATAACTGAAACAATTTTTGAAAACAGAATGAATCATGTTCATCTACTTAATAAAATGGGTGCAAATATAAAGTTGGACAAAAACGTAGCTTTTATCAAAGGTGTAAAAACAATTAAGGGCATGGATTTACTTGCCTCAGATTTAAGGTCATCAGCTGCATTAATAATTGCTGGGATAATAGCAAAAGGTAATAGCAGGATCTATGGTTTAGAGCATCTAGATAGAGGTTATGAAAATTTTGAATCAAAACTAAAAATATTGGGTATAAAAATAACCAGACAGTTTAACAAAAGTACTTCGACAAATAAGGAATTTAAAACAAGTTCAGACCCTGCAGATATTCCTCGATTTAAAGTAGCCTAA
- a CDS encoding aspartate aminotransferase family protein — MNTYSRFDISFKKGKGCWLWDKTGKKYLDAVAGIATCSLGHSDRVLRRRLSTQLRKIQHISNLYNIEEQEQLSRTLTNMSCAKSVFFCNSGAEANESAIKLIKKYGNTINKNKESIILAAESSFHGRTLAALSATGQPKYQKGFEPLIQGFKFFKFNNFDSVKKLFEECENNNQKISGVLVEPIQGEGGVIPGSKIFFKSLRDICDKSNSLLILDEVQSGVGRTGKMWGYENLGIEPDGFTLAKGLGGGHAIGALLVKEKANIFSLGDHASTFGGNPFACKAALTVLEEINRRNLVNNVYLRGEQLSAGFEELTKKFPNIISGKRGLGLIQGLVINEDYADAKKITLKAFDKGLLVVPAGGNVVRIVPPLVISRREINILLDKLNSIFEEL, encoded by the coding sequence ATGAATACCTATAGTAGATTCGATATATCTTTCAAAAAAGGAAAAGGTTGTTGGCTATGGGACAAAACAGGTAAAAAGTATCTTGATGCAGTCGCTGGCATAGCAACTTGTAGTCTTGGACATAGCGATCGAGTTTTAAGAAGAAGACTATCAACTCAACTAAGAAAGATCCAGCACATTTCCAATCTCTACAACATTGAAGAACAAGAACAATTAAGCAGAACTTTAACGAATATGAGTTGTGCCAAAAGTGTCTTCTTCTGCAACAGTGGTGCGGAAGCAAATGAATCAGCAATTAAATTAATTAAAAAATATGGTAATACAATAAATAAAAATAAAGAATCAATTATTCTTGCAGCAGAATCTAGTTTTCACGGCAGGACGCTGGCAGCATTAAGTGCTACTGGACAGCCCAAATATCAAAAAGGCTTCGAACCATTGATTCAAGGGTTCAAATTTTTTAAATTTAACAATTTTGATTCGGTAAAAAAATTATTTGAAGAGTGTGAAAATAATAATCAAAAAATTTCAGGCGTTTTAGTTGAACCAATACAAGGAGAAGGTGGCGTAATTCCTGGAAGTAAAATATTTTTCAAAAGCCTAAGAGATATATGTGATAAATCTAATTCTCTTCTCATTTTAGATGAGGTCCAAAGTGGGGTAGGTCGAACTGGAAAAATGTGGGGTTATGAGAATTTAGGAATTGAACCTGATGGATTCACGCTTGCTAAAGGATTAGGAGGAGGTCATGCAATTGGAGCATTATTGGTAAAAGAAAAAGCCAACATATTTTCTCTAGGAGATCATGCAAGTACTTTTGGAGGAAACCCATTCGCTTGTAAAGCTGCCTTAACTGTTTTAGAAGAAATAAATAGAAGAAATCTTGTCAATAACGTTTATTTAAGAGGGGAACAATTAAGTGCTGGTTTTGAAGAGTTGACAAAAAAATTTCCAAATATTATCAGCGGAAAAAGAGGTTTAGGTTTAATACAAGGTCTTGTAATCAATGAAGATTATGCTGATGCAAAAAAAATTACATTAAAAGCTTTTGATAAAGGATTACTGGTAGTTCCTGCAGGAGGAAACGTTGTAAGGATTGTCCCACCATTAGTTATATCTCGAA